One Candidatus Edwardsbacteria bacterium genomic window carries:
- a CDS encoding bifunctional riboflavin kinase/FAD synthetase, translating to MLVIKRLNNFGVKHPGAVAALGSFDGLHLGHRAIIKKLVARAKKIGHDSVVITFDPHPRQVLSQDRTPCLLTALSEKQQILETLGVGVMAVIKFSPRVAALSPEEFIRSVMVKKLAVSEVICGNDCGFGAGRKGNINTLRELGAKMGFKVSVLSSLKTNGSKISSSCIRDLISSGKIGKANKMLGRVYSVRGMVVKGLGLGRKLGFPTANIRSSDPQKLLPRDGVYAAGARIGRREYQGMLYIGRRLTVGRSARTIEFNAFGGKYDLSGKKAEMFFHKFIRPGKKYGTVEALIRAIERDQGKIERYFETGLSY from the coding sequence ATGCTGGTGATCAAACGACTCAATAATTTCGGCGTCAAGCATCCCGGCGCCGTGGCCGCCCTGGGTTCCTTCGACGGCCTGCACCTGGGGCACCGGGCCATCATCAAAAAGCTGGTGGCCAGGGCAAAAAAGATCGGGCATGACAGCGTGGTGATCACCTTCGATCCCCATCCCCGGCAGGTATTGTCCCAGGACAGGACCCCCTGCCTTTTGACGGCCCTGTCCGAGAAACAACAGATACTGGAAACCCTGGGCGTCGGGGTGATGGCAGTCATAAAATTCTCGCCCCGGGTGGCGGCGCTGTCGCCGGAGGAATTCATTCGCTCGGTGATGGTGAAAAAACTGGCGGTGTCGGAGGTCATCTGCGGGAACGACTGCGGCTTCGGGGCCGGACGGAAGGGCAACATCAACACCCTGCGGGAACTGGGGGCCAAGATGGGCTTCAAGGTGTCGGTGCTTTCATCGCTTAAGACCAACGGAAGCAAGATCAGCAGTTCCTGCATCCGGGACCTGATATCTTCCGGAAAAATAGGGAAGGCCAACAAGATGCTGGGCAGGGTCTACTCCGTCAGGGGCATGGTGGTAAAGGGGCTGGGGCTGGGCCGCAAGCTGGGCTTTCCCACCGCCAACATCAGATCGTCGGATCCCCAGAAGCTTCTGCCGCGGGACGGGGTCTATGCCGCCGGGGCCAGGATCGGGCGCAGGGAATACCAGGGAATGCTCTATATCGGCCGCCGCCTCACCGTCGGCCGGAGCGCCAGGACCATTGAGTTCAACGCCTTCGGCGGGAAATATGACCTCTCCGGGAAGAAGGCCGAGATGTTTTTTCATAAATTTATCAGGCCGGGTAAAAAATACGGCACCGTTGAGGCGCTGATCAGGGCCATAGAGCGGGACCAGGGAAAAATAGAAAGATATTTTGAAACCGGCTTATCATATTGA
- the rpsO gene encoding 30S ribosomal protein S15, producing the protein MPLTIEKKQELIGKHQKHEGDTGSPEVQVALLTERINDLTEHLKIHKKDHACRRGLLKMVGQRRRLLNYLSKRHMDRYRAIVDKLELRK; encoded by the coding sequence ATGCCACTGACCATTGAAAAGAAGCAGGAATTGATCGGCAAACACCAGAAACATGAAGGGGATACCGGCAGCCCCGAGGTGCAGGTAGCATTGCTTACCGAGCGGATCAACGACCTGACCGAACACCTCAAGATCCACAAAAAAGACCACGCCTGCCGGCGGGGCCTTTTAAAGATGGTGGGCCAGCGGCGCCGGCTGCTGAACTACCTCTCCAAGCGCCATATGGACCGCTACCGGGCCATAGTGGATAAGCTGGAACTCAGAAAGTAA
- the pnp gene encoding polyribonucleotide nucleotidyltransferase, whose protein sequence is MVQVQELELGGRKLIIETGRMAKQAGGSVTVRYGDTVVLVTAVGADKPREGIDFFPLSVEYREQAYAVGRIPGGFFKREGRPREKEILSARLIDRPIRPLFPQEFRNEVQVFALILSADQENDSDILGMIGASAALSISDVPFLGPIGSVRVGMINGQYVINPTFQQLQESRLDIVIAGSRDSITMVEAGAREVSEDEIVAAIEFGHQYIKQIVEMQDELVKKCGKPKLVVAPAEKDQALIEKVRELTLNKVRAANILPQKEVRQDAVKQLTAEAIESLKESYPESDKTIKALIEEIQSQDLRERILKEGKRADGRGLTDIRPITCEVGVLPRTHGSALFTRGETQSLAVTTLGTASDGQRIEDLEGEYTKSYMLHYNFPPFSVGEVKPIRGPGRREIGHGALAERAVAPMIPAEDRFPYTVRVVSEILESNGSSSMASVCGASLSLMDAGVPIKSPVAGIAMGLVMEKDQVAILSDIMGLEDHLGDMDFKVAGTREGITALQLDIKVQGLTKDILQKALTQAHQGRMHILDIMTQTMDQPRTELSPYAPRILSLMIPPDKIGMVIGPGGKSIRALQEEFGVKIDIDDDNSGRVCVASVGAAGVAGAEACYEKIKWMTAEPEIGKIYQAKVVKIMNFGAFVEFMPGQEGLVHISELDKKRVEKVEDVVQEGQQIVVKLIKIDSETGKVSLSRKQAL, encoded by the coding sequence ATGGTACAAGTACAGGAACTGGAACTGGGGGGACGCAAACTGATAATCGAGACCGGCCGGATGGCCAAACAGGCCGGCGGGTCGGTGACGGTGCGCTACGGCGACACCGTGGTGCTGGTGACGGCGGTGGGGGCCGATAAGCCCCGGGAGGGAATAGATTTCTTCCCCCTGAGCGTGGAATACCGGGAGCAGGCCTATGCCGTAGGCAGGATACCGGGCGGCTTCTTCAAGCGGGAGGGCCGGCCCAGGGAAAAGGAGATCCTTTCGGCCCGGCTGATCGACCGGCCGATCCGTCCGCTGTTCCCGCAGGAATTCAGGAACGAAGTGCAGGTCTTTGCCCTGATACTTTCAGCCGACCAGGAGAACGATTCCGATATACTGGGAATGATCGGGGCCTCGGCGGCCCTGTCCATCTCCGATGTCCCCTTCCTGGGACCCATCGGGTCGGTCAGGGTGGGGATGATAAACGGCCAGTATGTGATCAACCCCACCTTCCAGCAGCTGCAGGAAAGCCGGCTGGATATCGTCATAGCCGGCAGCCGCGATTCCATCACCATGGTGGAGGCCGGGGCCCGGGAGGTCTCGGAGGACGAGATCGTGGCCGCCATAGAGTTCGGCCACCAGTATATCAAGCAGATCGTGGAGATGCAGGATGAATTGGTCAAAAAATGCGGCAAACCAAAGCTGGTTGTCGCCCCGGCGGAGAAGGACCAGGCCCTGATAGAAAAGGTCAGGGAGCTGACCCTGAACAAGGTCCGGGCGGCCAATATCCTGCCGCAAAAGGAGGTCCGCCAGGATGCCGTCAAGCAGCTGACCGCCGAGGCCATCGAATCATTGAAAGAATCCTATCCGGAATCCGACAAGACCATCAAGGCGCTGATCGAGGAGATACAGAGCCAGGACCTGAGGGAGAGGATCCTTAAGGAGGGCAAACGGGCCGACGGCCGGGGCCTGACCGACATCCGTCCCATAACCTGCGAGGTGGGGGTGCTGCCCCGGACCCACGGCTCGGCCCTGTTCACCCGGGGCGAGACCCAGAGCCTGGCGGTGACCACCCTGGGAACCGCTTCCGACGGGCAACGGATAGAGGATCTGGAGGGCGAATACACCAAAAGCTACATGCTGCATTATAACTTCCCGCCGTTCTCGGTGGGAGAGGTCAAGCCCATCCGCGGTCCGGGCCGCCGGGAGATAGGCCACGGAGCGCTGGCCGAGAGGGCGGTGGCTCCCATGATCCCGGCCGAGGACCGGTTTCCCTACACCGTCAGGGTGGTATCGGAAATCCTGGAATCCAACGGCTCCTCCTCGATGGCCTCGGTGTGCGGCGCTTCGCTGTCGCTGATGGACGCCGGAGTACCCATCAAATCTCCGGTGGCCGGCATTGCCATGGGGCTGGTCATGGAAAAGGACCAGGTGGCCATTCTTTCAGACATCATGGGCCTGGAGGATCATCTGGGGGACATGGACTTCAAAGTGGCCGGCACCAGGGAGGGCATCACCGCCCTGCAATTGGACATCAAGGTCCAGGGCCTCACCAAGGATATACTGCAGAAAGCCCTGACCCAGGCGCACCAGGGGCGGATGCACATCCTGGACATCATGACCCAGACCATGGACCAACCCCGGACCGAGCTTTCCCCTTATGCCCCGCGGATCCTCAGCCTGATGATCCCGCCCGACAAGATCGGCATGGTCATCGGCCCGGGCGGCAAGAGCATCCGGGCCCTGCAGGAGGAGTTCGGGGTCAAGATAGACATCGACGACGACAATTCCGGGCGGGTCTGCGTGGCCTCGGTGGGAGCGGCCGGGGTGGCGGGGGCCGAGGCCTGCTACGAGAAGATCAAGTGGATGACCGCCGAGCCGGAGATAGGCAAGATCTACCAGGCCAAGGTGGTCAAGATCATGAATTTCGGGGCCTTTGTGGAGTTCATGCCCGGCCAGGAAGGTCTGGTCCACATCTCCGAGCTGGATAAAAAACGGGTGGAGAAGGTGGAGGACGTGGTTCAGGAGGGCCAGCAGATAGTGGTCAAGCTGATCAAGATAGATTCAGAGACGGGCAAGGTCAGCCTGTCGAGAAAACAGGCCCTGTAG
- a CDS encoding FlgD immunoglobulin-like domain containing protein, producing the protein MLTWAANCLTNDTLQWEIWVDNGNGLFDSLGVNQDLQLFVYSVSNGDTLGGRGLPDTTAVLDNEIVNALKNGFAPTLYWMRAVSLVDGSSAFDSVRVTPMVSPWATVSGHVHVPGDSVLQKNLWVEADIYFGDNAFWAALTDSFGNYTINMDNTYLDTLWDIGGLNDLSGGYIAPADTTIRVNGGNYNDVNFDYTAATDSVTGEVRDELGTPLSITAYVYAQQDSREKDTQTSGSHYQLFFSTADTGTWRLGCGWDGNAPYMNPSEFDIQPAGVGHIIHDFKAYRATDSIKGTVTEQGGVSSRVYRIYAWSDSLQISSSTLTDPSTGAYKLMVSDSTDYNVGIDTWSEEYPIPDGWTVNPSGYSNVNPPATEKNFDLSPATEFIEGQITQDPGDAQLADYDQIWLQAWPTSGGSGFQTQPNISGQYSIPAMPDTYDVGAGYNNNGRFLFQPSRYQSLIVHPNDTLRNNDFLANYGHCQVEVTLTGYPLATQNWMGASDNNSWPNGYQTNVEVDSSGTYNLYICNSTGWNVWAPGIAGYDVSPGSYYLGDIFHSDTYRGVLTFIYTPTGVEGNPKDRLMPTVFKLSQNHPNPVRSIVSISYQLPKPAKVSMTIYNILGQAVKSFDEGSKEAGYYNIKWDGRDDRNSLLGNGIYFYRLQAGEFVATKKMVLMR; encoded by the coding sequence ATGTTAACCTGGGCGGCCAATTGCCTGACCAACGACACCCTGCAGTGGGAGATTTGGGTGGATAACGGCAACGGTCTGTTCGACAGCCTTGGGGTCAATCAAGACCTGCAGTTATTTGTCTACTCGGTGTCCAACGGCGATACTCTTGGTGGTCGAGGCCTCCCAGACACCACGGCTGTGTTGGACAATGAAATAGTTAACGCTCTCAAAAACGGCTTTGCTCCGACTTTATACTGGATGAGGGCCGTCAGTTTGGTGGATGGCAGCTCGGCCTTTGATTCGGTGCGGGTGACGCCGATGGTCAGCCCCTGGGCCACGGTTTCCGGCCATGTTCACGTGCCGGGCGACAGCGTTTTGCAGAAGAATTTATGGGTGGAGGCTGACATCTACTTCGGAGACAATGCATTTTGGGCCGCGCTCACCGACAGTTTTGGCAATTACACTATCAACATGGACAATACCTATCTGGACACGTTGTGGGATATCGGGGGCCTGAACGATCTATCTGGTGGCTACATAGCGCCGGCCGATACCACCATCCGGGTAAACGGCGGAAATTACAACGACGTAAACTTTGATTATACTGCCGCCACCGACAGCGTCACCGGCGAGGTGAGAGACGAATTGGGCACGCCGTTATCCATTACGGCATATGTGTATGCGCAACAGGACAGCCGTGAAAAGGATACCCAGACCAGCGGTAGCCACTACCAGCTGTTCTTTTCGACCGCTGATACGGGAACCTGGCGGCTGGGGTGCGGGTGGGATGGGAACGCGCCGTACATGAATCCCAGTGAATTTGATATCCAACCGGCCGGCGTCGGGCATATTATTCATGACTTCAAGGCCTACCGGGCTACCGATTCGATCAAGGGAACGGTAACCGAGCAGGGAGGAGTTTCCAGCCGGGTCTACAGGATTTATGCCTGGTCGGACTCCCTACAGATATCGTCTTCGACCTTGACCGATCCGTCTACCGGGGCATATAAGCTGATGGTATCCGACTCTACCGATTATAATGTGGGCATTGACACGTGGAGCGAGGAGTATCCCATCCCCGACGGCTGGACGGTGAACCCCAGCGGGTATAGCAATGTCAATCCGCCGGCCACCGAAAAGAATTTTGACCTGTCTCCGGCCACCGAATTCATCGAGGGGCAGATCACCCAGGATCCCGGCGATGCCCAGCTGGCTGATTATGACCAGATCTGGTTGCAGGCATGGCCGACAAGCGGGGGCAGTGGATTCCAGACCCAGCCTAACATATCCGGACAGTATTCTATTCCGGCAATGCCCGATACCTATGACGTCGGAGCCGGGTACAACAACAATGGAAGGTTCCTATTCCAGCCGTCACGGTATCAATCGCTGATTGTCCACCCCAACGATACGCTGAGAAACAATGACTTTCTGGCCAACTACGGCCATTGCCAGGTGGAGGTGACATTGACCGGCTATCCTTTGGCCACCCAAAACTGGATGGGCGCTTCCGATAACAATTCCTGGCCCAATGGCTACCAGACCAACGTCGAAGTGGACAGTTCAGGGACATACAATCTGTATATCTGCAACTCCACCGGATGGAACGTTTGGGCACCGGGTATTGCCGGGTATGACGTGTCGCCTGGCAGCTATTATCTCGGAGACATATTCCACTCCGACACTTATCGGGGGGTATTAACTTTTATCTACACACCAACCGGAGTGGAAGGCAATCCCAAAGACCGTCTGATGCCAACGGTATTCAAGCTATCCCAGAACCACCCCAATCCGGTGAGGAGCATTGTCAGCATTTCCTACCAACTGCCCAAGCCCGCTAAGGTTTCAATGACAATATACAATATCTTGGGGCAGGCAGTAAAGAGTTTCGACGAAGGGAGCAAAGAGGCTGGCTATTATAATATCAAATGGGACGGCCGGGATGATAGAAATAGCCTGCTGGGTAACGGGATCTATTTCTACCGTTTGCAGGCCGGAGAGTTTGTGGCCACCAAAAAAATGGTGCTGATGCGTTAA
- a CDS encoding C25 family cysteine peptidase, translating into MKIKLTIISLLSLASMAGGGILSQKISFRDLSPVFQKTGEYQAIKCSGLANYGKPGAPWLPVETVTLLLPPQAVVRSVKINDSYRLLPGRYNIVPAQRYQPISEKALPGFLRDSLIYNSGGYYPAGPVLSRRQGNFGGYNLINLVVCPFSFQPLEGKLRMLQDLEVILEYDIDHSRNSSVTGRASQWVRNNTVNYSSYASDYPTAGIIKSTGYDLLIITVAQYDTIFQRLAQWKNQKGISTKVAVVDTIYPKYPGRDQPEKLRNFVLEQYTNYGISHLLLGGDYGLVPARTAFAMHSGYEEMTGKVGLDSLICDLYYSDLDGSWDLNDNGIFGEPADSVDMYPEISVGRATAGSIEQSRTFVDKVSTYEKNPPGGYLPRASFWASYLDAGTDAALGKDMVERDYVTDRFRPVEKLYQSSGNESPASIIQSVNNGIHLINHNGHSGFKVMQGGNGWLDTTLMDTLNNPGRWGILYSQGCQAAGFDSNCIAEHFVNNPQGGGLAFIGNSRYGWYFPGFPGYSPSDLYDNTFFDQLLIRQAPSLGQALGFSKADLIPLSQADGYFRWVNYNLNLLGDPTLAVWTAAPESLQIICSDSINTGPIELSVSVSRNNQPAGDVVLTLYVDSTYIRSVTDRSGQALLSGFTALPQEAVLSAWTANCIPLQKEVKIVTPGPSLSYAGQRWTEISGNGDGLAGPGESGTLEILIRNNGTLSSGSNARAVLRSTDSNAAVTDSLADISGLLPGDSLWTSGSPKIAIDSTCREGDITRFEIELIDSAGNSWHYQIGQDILAPSLKYLYHITDDSLLGNGNKVIEPGEIFSLAVSLKNAGQAALSQGAFSLSSADPLMDILQPSDSLIWLAPDSASSVEFILKIDSLAPDTNYFPRLLIQGSFAGGYFSDSLVLTVGAAGLDDQTESGGGSWLVADSSYWHISPYRYHSPANSWYFGIEPANLAPYRAVDTLLSRTFLVGESHQLSFWQWYDFIPEWGYGFIELSGSSGTRLLGVLAGSSGQWEKRVYDLSRYQPGEALQLRFIAYVDSAGPGIRSQGWFIDDVLVGPAPAGVSGGQPALLSADRLLPNRPNPFAGSTEITFQLKQRSPVELAVYDVLGRKVKILTSGLLQPGSYNAIWDGKDFYGRRLSGGIYFVRLSVSGRSLVRRMVMIK; encoded by the coding sequence ATGAAGATCAAATTGACCATAATCTCGTTGCTATCGCTCGCTTCAATGGCCGGCGGGGGTATCCTCAGTCAAAAAATATCATTTCGAGACCTTTCCCCGGTTTTCCAAAAAACCGGGGAGTATCAGGCAATCAAATGTTCCGGGCTGGCCAATTACGGCAAGCCCGGGGCCCCCTGGCTGCCGGTAGAAACGGTCACCCTGTTACTGCCGCCGCAGGCCGTTGTCAGGTCGGTAAAAATCAATGATTCATACCGTCTGCTTCCCGGCAGATACAACATCGTCCCGGCCCAGAGATACCAGCCGATCTCCGAGAAGGCCCTGCCGGGGTTCCTCAGGGACAGCCTGATCTACAATTCCGGCGGCTACTATCCCGCCGGGCCGGTGCTCAGCCGGCGCCAGGGAAATTTCGGCGGTTATAACCTTATAAACCTGGTGGTCTGCCCCTTCAGCTTCCAGCCGCTGGAAGGAAAGCTGAGGATGCTTCAGGACCTTGAGGTCATACTGGAATACGACATTGATCATTCCCGGAATTCAAGTGTAACCGGCCGTGCTTCACAATGGGTTCGGAATAATACAGTCAACTATAGTTCTTATGCTTCTGATTATCCCACGGCGGGGATAATTAAGAGCACGGGATACGATCTTCTGATAATAACTGTGGCCCAGTATGACACAATCTTTCAAAGACTGGCGCAATGGAAGAACCAAAAGGGCATCAGTACAAAAGTGGCTGTGGTGGATACCATCTACCCCAAATATCCCGGCCGCGACCAGCCGGAGAAACTGCGCAACTTTGTCCTGGAACAGTATACAAATTACGGGATCAGCCATCTGCTGCTGGGCGGAGATTACGGCCTGGTCCCGGCCCGGACCGCCTTTGCCATGCACAGCGGGTACGAGGAAATGACCGGCAAAGTGGGGCTGGACAGTCTGATCTGCGATCTTTACTACAGTGATCTGGATGGCAGCTGGGACCTTAATGATAACGGCATCTTCGGAGAGCCGGCCGACAGCGTGGATATGTACCCCGAGATCTCGGTGGGCCGGGCAACGGCCGGCAGCATAGAACAGTCCCGAACCTTCGTCGACAAGGTGTCGACCTACGAAAAGAACCCTCCGGGCGGTTATCTTCCCAGGGCATCTTTCTGGGCCTCCTATCTGGACGCCGGCACCGACGCCGCACTGGGCAAGGACATGGTGGAGCGTGATTATGTGACCGATCGTTTCCGTCCGGTGGAGAAGCTTTACCAGTCATCGGGCAACGAAAGCCCGGCCAGCATAATCCAGTCGGTCAACAACGGCATTCACCTGATAAACCACAATGGCCATTCCGGTTTCAAGGTGATGCAGGGAGGGAACGGCTGGCTGGATACCACCCTGATGGACACCCTCAACAACCCCGGCCGGTGGGGTATCCTGTACTCCCAGGGCTGCCAGGCGGCCGGCTTCGATTCCAACTGCATCGCCGAGCATTTCGTGAATAACCCCCAGGGCGGGGGGCTGGCCTTCATCGGGAATTCGCGCTATGGGTGGTACTTTCCGGGATTCCCCGGCTACAGCCCCTCGGATCTTTACGACAATACCTTCTTCGACCAGCTGCTGATCCGGCAGGCCCCCAGCCTGGGGCAGGCTTTGGGCTTCTCCAAGGCCGACCTGATCCCCTTGTCGCAGGCCGACGGGTATTTTCGCTGGGTCAACTACAACCTGAACCTGCTGGGCGATCCCACCCTGGCGGTCTGGACTGCAGCTCCGGAGAGCCTGCAGATCATCTGCTCCGACAGCATCAATACCGGACCCATAGAGCTCTCGGTGAGTGTATCGAGGAACAACCAGCCGGCCGGCGATGTCGTCCTTACCCTGTACGTCGATTCTACCTACATCAGATCGGTCACCGATCGGTCCGGACAGGCGCTGTTGTCGGGATTTACAGCCCTGCCGCAGGAGGCGGTGCTCTCTGCCTGGACGGCGAACTGCATCCCGCTGCAGAAGGAGGTGAAGATAGTCACACCGGGCCCCAGCCTATCATATGCCGGACAAAGGTGGACCGAGATCTCGGGCAACGGCGACGGCCTGGCCGGACCCGGCGAATCCGGCACCCTGGAAATTTTGATCAGAAATAACGGAACATTATCCTCCGGATCGAATGCCAGGGCTGTATTGAGGTCAACTGACAGCAATGCGGCAGTGACCGACAGTCTGGCAGATATCTCAGGGCTGCTGCCGGGCGACAGCCTCTGGACCAGCGGTTCTCCGAAAATTGCCATCGACTCGACCTGCCGGGAGGGGGATATCACCCGGTTCGAAATTGAACTCATCGATTCCGCCGGGAACAGCTGGCATTACCAGATCGGGCAGGATATCTTGGCCCCGTCACTGAAATATTTGTATCATATAACTGATGACAGCCTGTTGGGCAACGGCAATAAGGTAATCGAACCGGGCGAGATCTTTTCCCTGGCGGTGTCTTTGAAAAACGCCGGCCAGGCGGCTCTAAGCCAAGGCGCTTTCAGCCTGAGCAGCGCCGATCCCTTGATGGATATATTGCAGCCTTCTGACAGCCTTATTTGGCTGGCGCCGGATTCGGCCTCCTCTGTTGAATTTATCCTTAAAATTGATTCCCTGGCTCCAGATACCAATTATTTCCCCAGGCTCCTGATCCAGGGCTCCTTTGCCGGGGGGTATTTTTCCGATTCGCTGGTCTTGACGGTGGGGGCGGCGGGGCTTGACGATCAAACGGAGTCGGGCGGCGGCAGCTGGCTGGTGGCGGATTCCAGTTATTGGCATATCAGCCCTTATAGGTACCATTCTCCGGCCAACAGCTGGTATTTCGGGATCGAGCCGGCCAACCTGGCCCCTTACCGGGCGGTGGACACCCTGCTTAGCCGGACATTTCTGGTGGGCGAAAGCCACCAGCTGAGTTTCTGGCAGTGGTACGATTTCATTCCCGAATGGGGCTACGGCTTCATAGAATTGTCCGGCTCCTCCGGGACCAGGCTGTTAGGGGTCCTGGCCGGGTCGTCCGGGCAGTGGGAAAAGAGAGTATACGATCTGTCCCGGTACCAGCCGGGCGAGGCCCTGCAATTGAGGTTCATCGCCTATGTGGACAGCGCCGGACCCGGCATCAGGTCGCAGGGATGGTTCATCGATGATGTCCTGGTGGGTCCGGCTCCGGCCGGGGTGTCGGGAGGACAGCCGGCGCTTCTTTCCGCCGACAGATTGCTGCCGAACCGGCCCAACCCCTTTGCCGGGTCAACCGAGATAACCTTCCAGTTGAAACAGAGATCACCGGTCGAATTGGCGGTCTACGATGTGCTGGGCCGGAAGGTTAAAATCCTGACCTCGGGCCTGCTCCAGCCGGGAAGTTATAATGCCATCTGGGATGGGAAGGATTTTTACGGCAGGAGGCTGTCGGGAGGCATATATTTTGTCCGCCTTTCGGTTTCCGGAAGGTCGCTGGTGCGCCGGATGGTGATGATCAAATAA
- a CDS encoding zinc ribbon domain-containing protein produces the protein MPTYEYECNICQHRFEQFQSIKDKPLKKCPQCGGKVERLLGAGVGLLFKGSGFYITDNRSSEYRRQAKSESGGTPAKAENKSATSEGGKK, from the coding sequence ATGCCTACCTACGAATATGAGTGCAATATATGCCAGCACCGTTTTGAGCAGTTCCAATCCATAAAGGACAAGCCCTTGAAGAAATGTCCCCAATGCGGCGGCAAGGTGGAACGCCTGCTGGGTGCGGGGGTTGGCCTGTTGTTCAAGGGATCAGGATTTTACATCACTGATAACCGCAGCAGCGAGTACCGGCGGCAGGCCAAATCCGAATCCGGCGGCACCCCGGCAAAAGCTGAAAACAAAAGCGCCACCAGCGAAGGAGGGAAAAAATGA
- a CDS encoding PorV/PorQ family protein — MIRYLGRLFLALFVFATAGNVLAEVYPLAGSTAMSFLKIGAGARTAGMAEAGIALVDDATACYWNPARLAQLPRKNSFHFQHNAWIAETSVDEIYYATGFGKHRLGLGGRLLSAGDIPLREDIPSLDPVDFYQAYDFFGSLSYAFAPSPLLSAGLSYRRLYEKIYLNSAYGHSLQAGLNFNLLKGALSLAGTADNIGPRMQMAGNLFKQPTTFKLGAAYKLPWIVYHGRFTAAADLAKPIDGGWQSRWGGEFIWRDQLALRMGYKTGRDTETYSLGMGCRWRSYEFDYAFVPSRYDLGTSHRFSLGLGF; from the coding sequence ATGATAAGATATCTAGGCCGTCTGTTTTTAGCCCTGTTTGTTTTTGCCACTGCCGGTAATGTTTTGGCGGAAGTTTATCCCCTGGCCGGGAGCACCGCCATGTCGTTCCTCAAGATCGGGGCCGGGGCCAGGACCGCCGGAATGGCCGAAGCCGGGATCGCCCTGGTGGATGATGCCACGGCCTGTTACTGGAATCCGGCCCGTCTGGCCCAGCTGCCCCGGAAGAACTCGTTCCATTTCCAGCATAACGCCTGGATAGCCGAGACCTCGGTGGACGAGATCTATTACGCCACCGGATTCGGGAAACACCGCCTGGGGCTGGGCGGGCGGCTGTTGTCGGCCGGCGATATCCCCCTCCGGGAGGATATCCCCAGCCTGGATCCCGTGGATTTCTACCAGGCCTATGATTTTTTCGGCAGCCTGTCGTATGCCTTTGCCCCGTCACCGCTGTTGTCAGCAGGGCTGTCCTACCGGCGGCTGTATGAGAAAATCTACCTGAACTCGGCATACGGGCACAGCCTTCAGGCCGGGCTTAATTTCAACCTCCTTAAGGGGGCTCTTTCTCTGGCCGGCACGGCCGACAATATCGGGCCCAGGATGCAGATGGCCGGGAACCTCTTTAAGCAGCCCACCACTTTCAAACTGGGGGCAGCCTATAAACTGCCCTGGATCGTTTATCACGGCAGATTCACTGCGGCGGCCGACCTTGCCAAACCGATCGATGGAGGGTGGCAGTCCAGATGGGGCGGAGAGTTTATATGGAGGGACCAACTGGCCCTCCGGATGGGATATAAGACCGGCCGCGATACCGAGACCTACAGCCTGGGCATGGGCTGCCGGTGGCGCAGCTACGAATTTGACTATGCCTTTGTTCCCAGCCGTTATGACCTGGGCACCTCCCATCGATTTTCTCTGGGCCTGGGATTTTGA
- a CDS encoding DUF2279 domain-containing protein, with translation MRPKIKLFLPAVLVLCGSAAVLNGQTAEKAGFADSWLGRDKLSHFAVSLAAVGLANHWLEAESAEPPVRARNTAVAFSLSLGMVKELHDGAQKGDRFSFKDLAADILGAAAGTVLFTIN, from the coding sequence TTGAGACCGAAGATAAAATTATTCCTGCCTGCGGTCCTGGTGCTTTGTGGTTCTGCTGCTGTTCTGAACGGCCAAACAGCGGAAAAGGCCGGGTTTGCCGACAGCTGGCTGGGGCGGGACAAGCTGTCCCATTTTGCCGTAAGCCTGGCTGCCGTGGGGCTTGCCAATCACTGGCTGGAGGCTGAAAGTGCTGAGCCCCCAGTTCGGGCCAGAAACACTGCGGTGGCCTTTTCCCTGTCCCTGGGGATGGTCAAGGAATTACATGACGGGGCCCAAAAGGGAGATCGTTTCAGCTTTAAGGATCTGGCCGCTGATATTCTGGGGGCGGCCGCAGGGACTGTTCTGTTTACAATCAATTGA